The Corynebacterium vitaeruminis DSM 20294 genome window below encodes:
- a CDS encoding pyrimidine reductase family protein, with amino-acid sequence MNSDISDATVASILGPEHPVGTPEVRMIFVSSINGEAAVAGTSEALGNATDFQVLLGARAWADVVMVGAGTVRAENYGGVRLDEATQRARRARGQAPVPPLAVVGRTLDFASDSRVVADYHVPPLFLRLPGGPAPAPALASESIIELDSLTASECLARLREAGFARILCEGGPTLYSKLMAEDCVDVVHWTLDPSFVYPQRVPVFPMADREEGTAPLRHRFELRSATPCEDGVLFLRYDRLR; translated from the coding sequence ATGAACTCTGACATTTCCGACGCGACGGTCGCGAGCATCCTTGGCCCCGAACATCCCGTGGGCACCCCCGAGGTCCGGATGATCTTCGTGTCCTCCATCAACGGCGAGGCGGCAGTCGCGGGCACGTCGGAGGCGCTGGGCAACGCGACTGATTTTCAGGTCTTGCTCGGTGCGCGGGCGTGGGCCGACGTCGTGATGGTGGGGGCTGGCACGGTTCGCGCGGAAAACTACGGTGGGGTAAGGCTCGACGAAGCCACGCAGCGTGCCCGGCGCGCCCGCGGGCAGGCGCCCGTCCCGCCGCTGGCCGTGGTGGGGCGCACGCTGGACTTCGCGTCGGATTCCCGGGTCGTGGCCGACTACCACGTGCCCCCGCTCTTCCTGCGGCTGCCCGGCGGGCCTGCGCCCGCCCCCGCTTTAGCGTCGGAAAGCATCATCGAACTAGATAGCCTCACCGCCAGCGAGTGCCTGGCGCGGCTTCGCGAGGCGGGGTTCGCGCGGATCCTGTGCGAGGGCGGGCCGACGCTGTATTCGAAGCTCATGGCGGAGGACTGCGTCGACGTCGTGCATTGGACGCTTGACCCCTCCTTCGTCTATCCCCAGCGGGTCCCGGTCTTCCCTATGGCTGACCGCGAGGAAGGCACGGCCCCGCTGCGGCACCGGTTCGAGCTGAGGTCTGCGACGCCGTGCGAGGATGGGGTGCTTTTCCTCCGTTACGATCGCTTGCGCTAG
- a CDS encoding amidohydrolase family protein has protein sequence MEQQQLSASRVIDVHAHFVPTEYREALVAAGNAFPDGSPIPEWSAQRHIELLDELGVTTAMLSASSPGVEVDGRPDYWARFLNEAGAATRAEHPGRFGWLASLPVPDVDAALGELEYCAEQLRADGFALLTNQRGVYLGDPTLDPVMEELDRRRATVFVHPTSPAGCCHVDMGRPAPLLEYLFDTTRAIVNLFLTGTLLRYPHIKWIVPHNGAALAGVVDRVSLFQREVLHSAAELDIGAALRGLYYEVGSSAPFPRTAAAARALTEDDHLVLGTDLPYAPPPAVRDNVTRLLAGEFVAGTALERLCHGTAEELFPALRERS, from the coding sequence ATGGAACAACAGCAGCTCTCAGCTTCGCGGGTCATCGACGTCCACGCGCACTTCGTACCCACCGAGTACCGCGAGGCCCTCGTCGCCGCGGGCAACGCATTTCCAGACGGCTCGCCGATCCCGGAGTGGTCGGCGCAGCGGCACATTGAGCTGCTCGACGAGCTCGGGGTGACCACCGCGATGCTCTCGGCCTCGAGCCCCGGGGTTGAGGTCGATGGCCGCCCCGACTACTGGGCGCGATTCCTCAACGAGGCGGGCGCCGCGACCCGCGCGGAGCACCCCGGTCGCTTCGGATGGCTGGCGAGTCTGCCCGTGCCCGACGTGGATGCCGCGCTAGGCGAGCTGGAATACTGTGCCGAGCAGCTGCGTGCCGACGGGTTTGCCTTGCTCACCAACCAGCGCGGAGTGTATTTGGGCGACCCAACCCTTGATCCCGTGATGGAGGAGCTCGACCGCCGCCGTGCCACGGTGTTCGTCCACCCCACCTCGCCCGCAGGATGCTGCCACGTGGACATGGGGCGACCGGCGCCGCTTCTTGAGTACCTTTTCGACACGACGAGGGCGATCGTCAACCTCTTCCTCACGGGCACGCTGCTGCGCTACCCGCACATCAAGTGGATCGTCCCGCATAACGGCGCCGCGCTCGCGGGCGTGGTCGACCGGGTGAGCCTCTTCCAGCGCGAGGTGCTGCACTCCGCGGCGGAGCTCGATATCGGGGCCGCGCTTCGGGGCTTGTACTACGAGGTCGGCTCGTCCGCCCCGTTCCCGCGCACCGCGGCCGCGGCGAGGGCCCTGACCGAGGACGACCACCTCGTCCTCGGAACCGATCTTCCCTACGCGCCGCCGCCCGCGGTTCGGGACAACGTCACGCGCCTGCTCGCGGGCGAGTTTGTCGCGGGCACAGCGCTCGAGCGGTTGTGTCACGGCACCGCGGAGGAGCTGTTCCCCGCGCTGCGTGAGCGCTCCTGA
- a CDS encoding copper resistance CopC family protein, translating to MKHRTGARRVATGLIALSGFFGLAGVATVPVASAHDAVVGGTPTDGQTLSEFPQAITLDFSAEPKAGFNTMAVTDQGGTVLFSGEPTLNGNELTLAVPADVHPGDGSYNVGFQITSSDGHATRGKISFTVSGSGSEAASGTSSTSESESATATSSSDAQQASNDSSNSGLLWGLGAAIVIVLAAVVALLRRKKS from the coding sequence ATGAAGCATCGCACCGGCGCCCGCAGGGTCGCCACCGGCTTGATAGCTCTCTCCGGATTCTTCGGCCTCGCTGGCGTTGCCACGGTGCCGGTTGCCAGCGCTCATGATGCCGTTGTTGGCGGTACCCCGACCGACGGTCAGACCCTGTCGGAGTTCCCCCAGGCGATCACGCTCGACTTCTCCGCCGAGCCCAAGGCGGGGTTCAACACCATGGCCGTGACCGACCAGGGCGGAACCGTGCTGTTCTCCGGCGAGCCCACGCTCAACGGAAACGAGCTGACGCTCGCCGTGCCAGCTGACGTCCACCCGGGCGATGGCTCGTACAACGTCGGGTTCCAGATCACCTCCTCCGATGGACACGCCACGAGGGGCAAGATCTCCTTCACGGTGTCCGGCTCGGGGAGCGAGGCCGCAAGCGGTACGTCGTCGACAAGCGAAAGCGAAAGCGCTACCGCGACCTCGTCGAGCGACGCGCAGCAGGCCTCCAATGATTCGAGCAACTCGGGTCTGTTGTGGGGACTTGGCGCCGCGATCGTGATCGTCCTCGCCGCCGTCGTGGCCCTGTTGCGCCGGAAGAAGTCCTAA
- a CDS encoding Dyp-type peroxidase → MTSTQDPQEGSFRLSRRNFVLGGAAILGAGALSACNDSKATGADSAAEQEAPGAVTVAFDGVHQAGVQTPAQGFLTLIGFDLRAGSDLHAVQRLMRIWTEDSRMLTQGQNPPGSLEPEMTVHPSRLTVTVGFGPRLFDIIGKADKRPSWLAPMPVFSKDKLDEQWGQSDVVVQVCSDDPLLNAFVARHLTRSSTTIVTTKWFQQGFLNSPGVRDAGETPRNLFGQKDGTVNPHTDAEYDDRVWIDENDDSPEWMRGGSCLVVRRIHMNLDTWEELDRTSREVSMGRFLDSGAPLTGTNEFDTADFDKTDQYGLPVIDVNSHMALATPHTDNSEDRLLRRAYNYDAAPVPGSTELSNAGLVFCCFQKDPRKQFIPIQTRLDASDRLNTWITHIGSAVYAIVPGTQSSSDYWGAALLES, encoded by the coding sequence TTGACTAGCACGCAGGATCCACAGGAGGGATCCTTCAGGCTTTCCCGGCGCAACTTTGTCCTAGGCGGCGCGGCGATCCTCGGCGCGGGCGCGCTGAGCGCCTGCAACGATTCGAAGGCCACCGGCGCCGACTCGGCGGCTGAGCAGGAGGCGCCGGGCGCGGTCACCGTCGCCTTCGACGGCGTGCATCAGGCGGGCGTGCAGACCCCGGCCCAGGGGTTCCTTACCCTCATCGGCTTCGATCTGCGCGCCGGAAGTGATCTCCACGCGGTGCAGCGGCTCATGCGCATCTGGACCGAGGACTCCCGCATGCTCACCCAGGGGCAGAACCCGCCGGGCTCGCTCGAGCCCGAGATGACCGTCCACCCATCGCGGCTGACCGTCACGGTGGGCTTCGGCCCGCGCTTGTTCGACATCATCGGCAAGGCCGACAAGCGCCCCAGCTGGTTGGCGCCCATGCCGGTGTTCTCCAAGGACAAGCTGGACGAGCAGTGGGGCCAAAGCGACGTGGTCGTGCAGGTGTGCAGCGACGATCCGCTGCTCAACGCCTTCGTTGCCCGCCATCTCACCCGCAGCAGCACGACGATCGTGACCACCAAGTGGTTCCAACAGGGCTTCCTCAACTCGCCCGGCGTGCGCGATGCGGGGGAGACCCCGCGCAACCTGTTCGGCCAGAAGGACGGCACCGTCAACCCGCACACCGACGCCGAGTACGACGACCGAGTGTGGATCGACGAGAACGACGATTCGCCCGAGTGGATGCGCGGCGGCTCCTGCCTTGTCGTGCGCAGGATTCACATGAACCTAGACACCTGGGAGGAGCTCGACCGCACCTCCCGCGAGGTGTCAATGGGGCGCTTCCTCGACTCCGGCGCGCCGCTGACCGGCACCAACGAGTTCGACACCGCCGACTTCGACAAGACCGACCAGTACGGCCTGCCGGTCATCGACGTCAACTCCCACATGGCGCTGGCCACGCCGCACACGGACAACAGCGAGGACCGCCTGCTGCGCCGCGCCTACAACTACGACGCCGCGCCCGTCCCGGGAAGCACTGAGCTGTCCAACGCCGGACTCGTGTTCTGCTGCTTCCAGAAGGACCCGCGCAAGCAGTTCATCCCGATCCAGACTCGCCTGGACGCCAGCGACCGGCTCAACACCTGGATCACCCACATTGGTTCCGCCGTCTACGCCATCGTGCCGGGCACCCAATCCTCCTCCGACTATTGGGGAGCCGCACTGCTGGAAAGCTAG
- a CDS encoding glycosyltransferase family 87 protein — translation MTAPLKERLETAFLAPDAERLLGARSAFAPLASSPQANRIGNALLWPLAVIMVIHRVFFLAINGSVTDDFSTVFFALKRFRDGAPVYSENYQFVDPHYLYNPGATLLLSPMGLLDHFFLSRTLFICGNAAAIILALALLTRMFGASLKSMAFPLAITGAFLTEAVKNTLVFANINGVLLLVFVGFLWALLSGRNVLAGVLIGLAILVKPLFIPLLFLPLVRMQWSTLITGVAVPAVFNLAGWFFVPGASDYWTVTTPYLKEVRDYSNSSLPGIMAYFGAPGWLQNVLFVVFALAVAAGVILLLRVRRADPLAWACATAGLLLAGVFFLSSLGQMYYSMMLFPLVFACIRVPSLGANPMVWLGFILCLFPAKWDSDRWRDYGRWLNFFESTAGWAILILALSTTAVAWYYLGRKAPRTSLSDA, via the coding sequence GTGACCGCCCCACTGAAAGAACGTCTCGAAACCGCCTTCCTCGCCCCCGACGCCGAGCGGCTCCTCGGCGCCCGGAGCGCCTTCGCGCCGCTTGCATCCTCGCCGCAGGCAAACCGGATCGGCAACGCGCTGCTGTGGCCGCTGGCGGTGATCATGGTCATCCACCGCGTGTTCTTCCTCGCGATCAATGGCTCTGTAACCGACGACTTCAGTACGGTGTTCTTCGCGCTCAAGCGCTTCCGCGACGGCGCGCCGGTGTACAGCGAGAACTATCAGTTCGTGGATCCGCACTACCTCTATAATCCGGGCGCGACGCTGTTGCTCTCGCCCATGGGGCTGCTCGACCACTTCTTCCTCAGCCGCACGCTGTTTATCTGCGGCAACGCCGCGGCCATCATCCTCGCGCTGGCGCTTCTGACGCGCATGTTCGGCGCGAGCCTGAAGTCGATGGCGTTTCCGCTGGCGATCACCGGGGCGTTTCTCACGGAGGCGGTCAAGAACACCCTCGTGTTCGCCAACATCAACGGCGTGCTCCTGCTGGTGTTCGTGGGCTTCCTGTGGGCGCTCCTTTCCGGTCGCAATGTGCTCGCAGGCGTGCTCATCGGCCTGGCGATCCTGGTCAAGCCCCTTTTTATCCCGCTCCTGTTCCTGCCGCTCGTGCGGATGCAGTGGTCGACGCTCATCACCGGCGTCGCGGTCCCGGCGGTATTTAACCTTGCGGGGTGGTTCTTCGTGCCGGGCGCCAGCGACTACTGGACCGTGACCACGCCGTACCTGAAGGAGGTACGCGACTACTCCAACAGCAGCCTGCCGGGCATCATGGCCTACTTCGGCGCGCCGGGGTGGCTCCAGAACGTCCTGTTCGTGGTCTTCGCCCTCGCCGTCGCCGCGGGCGTGATCCTGCTCCTGCGCGTCCGCAGGGCGGATCCCCTGGCGTGGGCGTGCGCGACCGCGGGGCTGTTGCTCGCGGGCGTGTTCTTCCTGTCCTCGCTGGGGCAGATGTACTACTCCATGATGCTGTTCCCGCTGGTCTTCGCCTGCATCCGCGTGCCGTCGCTCGGCGCCAACCCGATGGTGTGGCTCGGATTCATCCTCTGCCTCTTCCCCGCCAAGTGGGACTCGGACCGCTGGCGCGACTACGGCCGCTGGCTGAACTTCTTCGAGTCCACCGCAGGCTGGGCCATATTAATTCTTGCCCTTTCAACCACGGCGGTCGCTTGGTACTACCTTGGGAGGAAGGCTCCGCGCACGTCGCTTTCCGACGCCTAA
- a CDS encoding copper chaperone PCu(A)C, which translates to MFTSRRTKYALATVAAASLMLAGCSNSQNDSTSTSESATSAAMTSAAASSAMATEQGVTFTDGYVKAMPEGKTMTGIFGVITNNTDKDINVVSFTSSVQAEKTELHETVDGKMQEKQGGFVIPAGESLTLQPGHEHMMLMGVSTPILAGDTVDVTINLADGQSIEAKALPVRDLAAGNENYGGSGMTEMSGMASMTEMSGMTEMNH; encoded by the coding sequence TTGTTTACCTCTCGCCGCACCAAGTACGCCCTCGCCACCGTCGCAGCCGCATCCCTGATGCTTGCGGGGTGCTCCAACTCTCAGAACGACTCGACCTCCACCTCGGAGTCCGCGACGTCCGCTGCAATGACCTCCGCAGCCGCCTCCTCGGCTATGGCCACCGAGCAGGGCGTGACCTTCACCGACGGCTACGTCAAGGCGATGCCCGAGGGCAAGACCATGACCGGCATTTTCGGCGTGATCACCAACAACACCGACAAGGACATCAACGTCGTCTCCTTCACCTCGAGCGTTCAGGCTGAGAAGACCGAGCTGCACGAGACCGTCGACGGCAAGATGCAGGAGAAGCAGGGCGGCTTCGTCATTCCGGCGGGTGAGTCCCTGACCCTGCAGCCGGGCCACGAGCACATGATGCTCATGGGTGTGTCCACTCCGATCCTCGCCGGCGACACGGTCGACGTCACCATCAACCTGGCCGATGGCCAGAGCATCGAGGCGAAGGCCCTCCCGGTCCGCGACCTCGCAGCAGGCAATGAGAACTACGGTGGCTCCGGCATGACCGAGATGTCCGGTATGGCCAGCATGACCGAGATGTCCGGCATGACCGAGATGAACCACTAG
- the hemQ gene encoding hydrogen peroxide-dependent heme synthase — translation MAEKLNFEELNSMQRYTQWAVFRAIPGAIGTERAEIKAQAQEFFEKLAEEGVVTVRGIYDLAGFRADADFMIWWHAEEFEDIQKAFAAFRRETTLGQLVEVAWIGNALHRPSEFNKSHLPSFIMDEDAGQWVTVYPFVRSYDWYIMDPQKRRRILSEHGQAARDFPDVRANTVPAFALGDYEWILAFEAPELHRTVDLMHKMRYTEARLHVREEIPFFSGKRVEIAPLIDVLP, via the coding sequence ATGGCAGAAAAGCTCAACTTCGAGGAACTCAACAGCATGCAGCGTTACACGCAGTGGGCTGTGTTCCGGGCTATCCCGGGTGCGATCGGCACCGAGCGGGCCGAGATCAAGGCTCAGGCCCAGGAGTTCTTCGAGAAGCTGGCTGAGGAGGGCGTGGTCACCGTCCGCGGCATCTACGACCTTGCCGGCTTCCGCGCGGACGCCGACTTCATGATCTGGTGGCACGCCGAGGAGTTCGAGGACATCCAGAAGGCGTTCGCCGCCTTCCGCCGCGAGACCACCCTGGGCCAGCTCGTCGAGGTCGCCTGGATCGGCAACGCGCTGCACCGCCCGAGCGAGTTCAACAAGTCCCACCTCCCGAGCTTCATCATGGACGAGGACGCCGGCCAGTGGGTGACGGTCTACCCGTTCGTCCGCTCCTACGACTGGTACATCATGGACCCGCAGAAGCGCCGCCGCATCCTCTCCGAGCACGGCCAGGCCGCCCGCGACTTCCCGGACGTGCGCGCGAACACCGTTCCCGCTTTCGCGCTCGGTGACTACGAGTGGATCCTCGCCTTCGAGGCGCCCGAGCTGCACCGCACCGTCGACCTCATGCACAAGATGCGCTACACGGAGGCCCGCCTGCACGTGCGCGAGGAGATCCCGTTCTTCTCCGGCAAGCGCGTCGAGATCGCCCCGCTTATCGACGTCCTGCCCTAA
- the msrB gene encoding peptide-methionine (R)-S-oxide reductase MsrB: MTDFTLISDDEWRKRLSSEEYRVLRQAGTEAPFIGEYTDTTTEGVYSCRACGAELFRSTEKFSSHCGWPSFFSPLAGDRVIERDDFSLGHHRVEVLCANCHSHLGHVFAGEGYDTPTDLRYCINSICLTLEEKPVADS, translated from the coding sequence ATGACCGACTTCACCCTTATCAGCGACGACGAATGGCGCAAGCGCCTTTCCAGCGAGGAGTACCGCGTCCTTCGGCAAGCGGGCACCGAGGCCCCGTTCATCGGCGAGTACACCGACACCACCACCGAGGGCGTCTACTCCTGCCGCGCCTGCGGCGCGGAGCTATTCCGCTCCACGGAGAAGTTCTCCTCCCACTGCGGGTGGCCCTCCTTCTTCTCTCCCCTGGCGGGCGACCGCGTCATCGAGCGCGACGACTTCTCCCTTGGACACCACCGCGTGGAGGTCCTGTGCGCCAACTGCCACTCGCACCTGGGCCACGTCTTCGCGGGCGAGGGCTACGACACCCCGACCGACCTGCGCTACTGCATCAACTCGATCTGCCTGACTCTGGAAGAAAAGCCGGTCGCCGATTCCTAG
- the thrS gene encoding threonine--tRNA ligase, whose amino-acid sequence MAHVAEAQANGHSFFAVPAGTPVGTAMRELELPNKGPEAIVCVKDRNGELKDLSFTPTTDSEFQPVPANTEDGRSVIRHSCTHVLAQAVQAEFPGTKLGIGPAIENGFYYDFDAAEPFTPEDLQKIEKRMKKIIKAGQKFERRVFADSEEASEALAAEPYKLELIQDKGSVDPDSDEATEVGAGELTGYYNVNPRSGEVEWYDLCRGPHVPTTKYIPAFALTRSSAAYWRGDQSKAGLQRIYGTAWESKEALEEYQTMLAEAEKRDHRRLGNELDLFSFPDEIGSGFPVFHPNGGIVRLEMEEHSRRRHLAAGYSFVNTPHLTKGDLFKKSGHLDWYQDGMFPPMQLDGEYDEEGNCTKQPQDYYAKPMNCPMHNLIFASRGRSYRELPLRLFEFGTVYRYEKSGVIHGLTRARGFTQDDAHIYCTEEQLEQELTSVLEFIISLLKDYGLDDFYLELSTKDPNKYVGSDEVWEKATNTLRAVAEKSGLELVPDPAGAAFYGPKISVQARDAIGRTWQMSTVQLDFNLPERFELEYTASDGSKKRPVMIHRALFGSIERFFGVLLEHYAGAFPAWLAPHQVIGIPVADTFSEHLEGVTAKLRELGIRADVDTSDDRMQKKIRNHTTNRVPFMLLAGARDVEANAVSFRFLDGTQINGVAVDKAVRLIDEWIRQRINDQPTEAAVSAKLD is encoded by the coding sequence ATGGCACATGTTGCTGAGGCACAGGCCAACGGTCATTCTTTCTTCGCCGTTCCCGCTGGCACCCCGGTCGGAACCGCGATGCGGGAGCTGGAGCTTCCGAACAAGGGGCCCGAGGCCATCGTCTGCGTCAAGGACCGCAACGGGGAACTGAAGGACCTGTCCTTCACCCCCACCACCGACTCCGAGTTCCAGCCGGTCCCCGCAAACACTGAGGACGGCCGCAGCGTCATCCGCCACTCCTGCACTCACGTCCTCGCTCAGGCCGTCCAGGCCGAGTTCCCCGGCACCAAGCTGGGCATCGGTCCGGCCATCGAGAACGGCTTCTACTACGACTTCGACGCCGCCGAGCCGTTCACGCCGGAGGATCTGCAGAAGATCGAGAAGCGGATGAAGAAGATCATCAAGGCGGGCCAGAAGTTCGAGCGCCGGGTCTTCGCCGACTCCGAGGAGGCCAGCGAGGCGCTCGCCGCCGAGCCGTACAAGCTCGAGCTCATCCAGGACAAGGGCTCCGTCGATCCGGACTCCGACGAGGCCACCGAGGTCGGCGCCGGCGAGCTGACCGGCTACTACAACGTCAACCCGCGCTCCGGCGAGGTCGAGTGGTACGACCTGTGCCGCGGCCCGCACGTGCCCACGACCAAGTACATCCCGGCCTTCGCGCTGACCCGTTCCTCCGCCGCCTACTGGCGCGGCGATCAGTCCAAGGCTGGCCTGCAGCGCATCTACGGCACGGCCTGGGAGTCCAAGGAGGCGCTCGAGGAGTACCAGACGATGCTCGCCGAGGCCGAGAAGCGCGACCACCGCCGCCTGGGCAACGAGCTCGACCTGTTCAGCTTCCCCGACGAGATCGGCTCCGGCTTCCCGGTGTTCCACCCGAACGGCGGCATCGTCCGCCTGGAGATGGAGGAGCACTCCCGCCGCCGCCACCTCGCGGCAGGATACTCGTTTGTCAATACCCCGCACTTGACCAAGGGTGATCTGTTCAAGAAGTCGGGCCACCTCGACTGGTACCAGGACGGCATGTTCCCGCCCATGCAGCTCGACGGCGAGTACGACGAAGAGGGCAACTGCACCAAGCAGCCGCAGGACTACTACGCCAAGCCCATGAACTGCCCGATGCACAACCTGATCTTCGCATCGCGCGGCCGCTCCTACCGCGAGCTCCCGCTGCGCCTGTTCGAGTTCGGCACCGTGTACCGCTACGAGAAGTCCGGCGTCATCCACGGACTTACCCGCGCCCGCGGCTTCACCCAGGACGACGCTCACATCTACTGCACCGAGGAGCAGCTCGAGCAGGAGCTGACTAGCGTCCTCGAGTTCATCATCTCGCTGCTCAAGGACTACGGTCTCGACGATTTCTACCTCGAGCTGTCCACCAAGGACCCGAACAAGTACGTCGGCTCCGACGAGGTGTGGGAGAAGGCCACGAACACCCTGCGCGCGGTGGCAGAGAAGTCCGGCCTCGAGCTGGTTCCAGACCCTGCGGGCGCCGCCTTCTACGGCCCGAAGATCTCCGTCCAGGCCCGCGACGCGATCGGGCGCACCTGGCAGATGTCCACCGTCCAGCTGGACTTCAACCTGCCGGAGCGCTTCGAGCTGGAGTACACCGCCTCCGACGGTTCTAAGAAGCGCCCGGTCATGATCCACCGCGCGCTCTTCGGCTCCATCGAGCGTTTCTTCGGCGTGCTGCTCGAGCACTACGCGGGTGCGTTCCCGGCGTGGCTGGCTCCGCACCAGGTCATCGGCATCCCGGTCGCCGACACCTTCTCCGAGCACCTCGAGGGCGTGACCGCGAAGCTGCGCGAGCTCGGCATCCGCGCCGACGTGGACACCTCCGACGACCGCATGCAGAAGAAGATCCGCAACCACACCACCAACCGCGTGCCGTTCATGCTGCTCGCCGGCGCGCGCGACGTCGAGGCGAACGCGGTGTCCTTCCGCTTCCTCGACGGCACGCAGATCAATGGCGTAGCCGTCGACAAGGCGGTTAGGCTCATCGACGAGTGGATCCGCCAGCGCATCAACGATCAGCCGACAGAGGCTGCCGTTTCCGCTAAGCTGGATTAG
- a CDS encoding DUF3000 domain-containing protein, translating to MTESQTTPTNLHRSSGTESIPADFSRAVESMHRAELRPEISIGTIRPPQRLAPFSHAIGLEVVRESDDNPSQDSDGDAFGRLILLHDPNADETWEGAMRLVAYIQADMEDAVANDPLLPEVAWQWLTEGLELAGAKYTNLGGTVTSTASVRFGEIGGPPRAYQVEMRASWTATDIDLAPHVEAFSAVLANVAGLPPEGVASLGG from the coding sequence GTGACCGAATCTCAAACGACGCCGACCAATCTCCACCGCTCGTCGGGGACCGAGAGCATCCCCGCGGACTTCTCGCGCGCGGTGGAATCGATGCACCGCGCCGAGTTGAGGCCTGAGATTTCCATCGGGACGATTCGCCCGCCGCAGCGCCTGGCACCCTTCAGCCACGCCATCGGCCTCGAGGTCGTTCGCGAGTCCGACGACAACCCCTCCCAGGACTCCGACGGCGACGCCTTCGGCAGGCTCATCCTCCTCCACGACCCCAACGCCGACGAGACGTGGGAGGGCGCCATGCGGCTCGTGGCCTACATCCAGGCCGACATGGAAGACGCCGTGGCCAACGACCCGCTGCTGCCCGAGGTGGCCTGGCAGTGGCTCACCGAGGGGCTCGAGCTCGCCGGGGCCAAGTACACCAACCTCGGCGGCACGGTGACCTCCACCGCGTCGGTGCGCTTCGGCGAGATCGGTGGGCCGCCGCGCGCCTATCAGGTGGAGATGCGCGCCAGCTGGACCGCCACGGACATCGACCTGGCCCCGCACGTCGAGGCCTTCTCCGCGGTGCTCGCCAACGTGGCGGGCCTCCCGCCGGAGGGAGTGGCTTCCCTCGGCGGCTAG
- a CDS encoding HRDC domain-containing protein produces the protein MSFIARRPAEGTPALLHTGEEVARAAGALGAGHGPIAIDVERAGAYLFRDEACLIQLRREGAGSFLLDPLRAGQAIENELAPVLNDAEWILHSATSDLPSLFDLGLRPAALFDTELAGRFGGFERVNLAALVDEFCDVTLLKQHGNENWSVRPLPQSWLNYAALDVEYLIPLADGLREDLDASDKLDWFYDECDYIVDRYRHGDPHPTKQWSDTKGISRLKKRKSLQIARLLWQRRFDIARDRNIAVSRVLKDKTLVAIAEQAPRSYQQLKRVPFYSEQVRQHASVWLDVVRDVEQQDPAGFPSRAELRPAEELPDVRALKNQYPDTWESMQDARDMVYDLGRELEIPAENILKPAILKTTIWEARDGGVDIARALTRRGARRWQVELTAPIIAEALGF, from the coding sequence ATGTCTTTCATCGCTCGTCGCCCCGCCGAGGGCACCCCTGCCCTCCTGCACACCGGCGAGGAGGTCGCCCGCGCCGCCGGCGCTCTGGGCGCCGGACATGGACCCATCGCCATCGACGTCGAACGCGCCGGTGCGTACCTCTTTCGCGACGAGGCCTGCCTCATCCAGCTGCGCCGAGAGGGGGCAGGATCCTTCCTCCTCGACCCCCTGCGCGCGGGCCAGGCGATCGAGAACGAGCTCGCGCCCGTGCTCAACGACGCGGAGTGGATCCTGCACTCCGCCACCTCGGACCTGCCCAGCCTCTTCGACCTAGGCCTGCGCCCCGCCGCGTTATTCGACACGGAGCTGGCCGGGCGGTTCGGCGGGTTCGAGAGGGTCAACCTCGCAGCCTTGGTCGACGAGTTCTGCGACGTCACGCTGCTGAAGCAGCACGGCAACGAGAACTGGTCGGTGCGCCCGCTGCCGCAGTCTTGGCTCAACTACGCGGCCCTCGACGTCGAATACCTCATCCCGCTCGCCGACGGCCTGCGCGAGGACCTCGACGCCAGCGACAAGCTCGACTGGTTCTACGACGAATGCGACTACATCGTCGATCGCTACCGCCACGGCGACCCGCACCCGACCAAGCAGTGGAGCGACACGAAGGGGATCTCGAGGCTGAAAAAGCGCAAGAGCCTCCAGATCGCGAGGCTTTTGTGGCAGCGCCGCTTCGACATCGCGCGCGACCGCAACATCGCGGTCTCCCGGGTGCTTAAGGACAAGACTCTCGTCGCCATCGCCGAGCAGGCTCCTCGCAGCTACCAGCAGCTCAAGCGGGTCCCCTTCTACAGCGAGCAGGTCCGCCAGCACGCAAGCGTCTGGCTGGACGTCGTGCGCGACGTAGAGCAGCAAGACCCCGCGGGCTTCCCGAGCCGCGCAGAGCTGCGCCCGGCAGAGGAGCTTCCCGACGTCAGGGCGCTAAAAAACCAGTACCCCGACACCTGGGAGTCGATGCAGGACGCCCGCGACATGGTCTACGACCTAGGCCGCGAGCTGGAGATTCCCGCGGAGAACATTCTCAAGCCAGCGATCTTAAAGACCACCATCTGGGAGGCGCGCGACGGCGGGGTGGACATCGCCCGCGCGCTCACTAGGCGCGGCGCACGGCGCTGGCAGGTGGAGCTGACGGCACCGATCATCGCCGAGGCGCTCGGCTTCTAG